A genome region from Ctenopharyngodon idella isolate HZGC_01 chromosome 5, HZGC01, whole genome shotgun sequence includes the following:
- the golph3a gene encoding Golgi phosphoprotein 3 — MSTLTQRSSGLVQRRTEASRSAAAADRERGSGDEDYEPRRGDEQDDDDSGDAKETRLTLMEEVLLLGLKDREGYTSFWNDCISSGLRGCMLIELALRGRLQLEACGMRRKSLLARKVICKSDAPTGDVLLDEALKHIKDTQPPETVQSWIELLSGETWNPLKLHYQLRNVRERLAKNLVEKGVLTTEKQNFLLFDMTTHPLTNNNIKQRLIKKVQEAVLDKWVNDPHRMDKRILALIFLAHSSDVLENAFAPLLDDQYDLAMKRVRQLLDLEPEGESMKSNTNELLWAVVAAFTK, encoded by the exons ATGAGTACTTTGACCCAGCGGAGTTCCGGCCTGGTGCAAAGGCGCACCGAGGCTTCGCGCAGCGCTGCAGCCGCAGACAGAGAGCGCGGATCCGGCGACGAGGACTACGAGCCTCGCCGTGGAGACGAGCAGGACGACGACGACAGCGGCGATGCCAAGGAAACCAGACTGACCCTGATGGAGGAAGTACTGCTGCTGGGCTTGAAAGACCGagag gGCTACACCTCCTTCTGGAATGACTGCATTTCATCAGGCCTGCGGGGCTGCATGCTCATTGAGCTGGCCTTACGAGGAAGACTGCAGCTGGAGGCCTGTGGCATGAGGAGGAAAAGCCTGCTCGCCCGGAAG gttATATGTAAGTCTGATGCTCCAACGGGGGACGTGCTGTTGGACGAGGCTCTGAAacacataaaagacactcaGCCGCCCGAAACCGTGCAGAGCTGGATAGAGTTGCTCAGTG GCGAGACATGGAACCCGCTGAAGCTTCACTACCAGCTGCGTAACGTCCGAGAGCGCCTGGCCAAGAACCTCGTGGAGAAGGGCGTCCTTACCACAGAGAAGCAAAACTTTCTTTTGTTCGACATGACTACGCACCCCCTtaccaataataatattaagcagcgccTTATTAAGAAGGTGCAGGAAGCCGTGCTGGACAAGTGGGTGAACGATCCTCACCGAATGGACAAGCGTATTCTGGCCCTTATATTCCTCGCCCATTCCTCTGATGTACTAGAGAACGCCTTCGCCCCGCTGCTGGATGACCAGTACGATCTGGCCATGAAGAGAGTACGGCAGCTGCTGGACCTGGAGCCTGAGGGCGAGAGCATGAAGAGCAACACCAATGAGCTGCTGTGGGCTGTGGTGGCCGCCTTCACCAAATGA